Below is a genomic region from Deltaproteobacteria bacterium.
GACAGCGGCTTCCATGATCGGGAAATCGTCGAATTGCGCCGTGCTCACCGGAGCGGGAATTTCCGTCGAATCCGGTATACCCGCTTTTCGCGGCCATCAGGGGCTCTGGGAGAAATATGACCCTGCCGAGTTTGCCCACATTGCGGCTTTCAGGATGAATCCCGAAAAAGTCTGGAACATGCTCGGGGATATGATGTCTGTCCTTTTCGAAGCAAAGCCCACTCCCGCCCACTTTGCCCTGGCAGAGTTAGAAAAGATGGGTAACGTCAGCCGTGTCATAACCCAGAATATCGACGGGCTTCACCAGATGGCGGGGAGTTGCGAAGTCATAGAATATCACGGAAATGCGAGAAAACTGGCCTGCCTCGATTGCCGGGAAACGTTCTATTCCGAGGAAAAGCTGGGTGAAGGCCTACCACCCCGCTGTACCTGTGGAAGCATCCTGAAACCCGATGTGGTTTTTTTCGGGGAACCGATACCGAAGGAAGCTGCAGCTTCGGCACTGGATCTGGCCAGGGAATCGGACCTTTTCATGGTGGTCGGAACATCCGGAACCGTTGCTCCGGCAAATCAACTCCCCTTTGTCGCATTGGAGAGAGGAGTGCCGGTAATAATCATAAACCCGGAAAGAATTGAGCTTTCTGCATATCCGGGGACACTCTGGATCGAGGGAACGGCTACGGAGGTCCTCCAAAATATCATAGAAACGCTCGCACCCCGAACCAGAGAGGATTAAAATTTTTAATAAAAAAATTAAATAATTTAATTTGCCCTCCTCCTGACCGTTGAGATGCCGAAAGAGGTTCCCTCCTCAACATTTAATATTCATATATATAACAGATAGTTAAAGGGTTCTGCCACGGGTTGTGACCGGGTGGCACAGAACTTGTAACCCTTCTCCATCAAAACGATCTTTTCGAGGGCATAGATGAAAAAAAACAGGGATGGAAAGAGAGGCGAAAGCGGTTTTACCATGATCGAGGTGATGATCGTTACCGTTATCCTGTCAATTGTGGCTTTCATGGCAGTACCCAGTTTCATGGGCACGATCAAGCGGAACAAAGTGAAGCGCGCTGCGGCGGAGATTGCCGACAATATCAACCTGACAAGGTCCCACGGGATAAAGGAAGCGGTAATGGATTACCGCATCGTGTTTGACCCGGGCAATGACCGGTACCTGTGTGGATTCGAAAACGACGCGGATTCTGATCCCGATGGATTCGGTAGCGGCGGGAGCAAAATTGTGGGTCTCTCCACCTACAGCCCCGAGATCACCTTCGGCAGCGACGCACCAAACGGCCCCAACGGCTCGCTAGCCTGCGGGGGTGCAATACCCGCGAGCGGGGTGAGCGGCTGGGGGACCCCGCCGGTTCTTAATTTTAACTCCGACGGGTCGGTACCCAACCTGGGTTGCGTGTTCATCAGGGATCAGTCGGGCAACAATTTTATGGT
It encodes:
- a CDS encoding NAD-dependent protein deacylase translates to MKDTISTAASMIGKSSNCAVLTGAGISVESGIPAFRGHQGLWEKYDPAEFAHIAAFRMNPEKVWNMLGDMMSVLFEAKPTPAHFALAELEKMGNVSRVITQNIDGLHQMAGSCEVIEYHGNARKLACLDCRETFYSEEKLGEGLPPRCTCGSILKPDVVFFGEPIPKEAAASALDLARESDLFMVVGTSGTVAPANQLPFVALERGVPVIIINPERIELSAYPGTLWIEGTATEVLQNIIETLAPRTRED
- a CDS encoding prepilin-type N-terminal cleavage/methylation domain-containing protein gives rise to the protein MKKNRDGKRGESGFTMIEVMIVTVILSIVAFMAVPSFMGTIKRNKVKRAAAEIADNINLTRSHGIKEAVMDYRIVFDPGNDRYLCGFENDADSDPDGFGSGGSKIVGLSTYSPEITFGSDAPNGPNGSLACGGAIPASGVSGWGTPPVLNFNSDGSVPNLGCVFIRDQSGNNFMVSVESVVGKTNLWRWEGGNVWSKVY